In Granulicatella elegans, one genomic interval encodes:
- the dinD gene encoding DNA damage-inducible protein D translates to MPNLKAKEYRQFENIKYVRQDGSEYWSARELAIVLDYVQWRNFQKVIDRAMIACENSGHEIEYDFAEVSKIVEAGATSKSIKDYELTRYACYLIVQNGDPRKEVIALGQTYFAIQTYRQEIADHFNQLDEDRRRLVVRGDIKQWNQLLVETAHDAGVITNEEFAIFQNAGYMGLYGGLDVEDIHDRKGLTARQKILDYMGSTELIANLFRISQTEEKLRKDKIEGAEAATKVHYSVGKEVRSAIEKIGGTMPEDLPVPEKSIQQIEKEQMKRLKDKAKKGKLMLDE, encoded by the coding sequence ATGCCAAATTTAAAAGCAAAAGAATATAGGCAATTTGAAAATATTAAATATGTTAGACAAGACGGGAGCGAATATTGGAGTGCAAGAGAGCTTGCCATCGTGCTTGACTATGTTCAGTGGAGAAATTTTCAAAAGGTCATAGATAGAGCGATGATTGCTTGTGAAAATAGTGGACATGAAATAGAATACGATTTTGCTGAGGTCAGCAAAATCGTGGAAGCAGGTGCTACAAGTAAGTCTATAAAAGATTATGAACTTACGAGATATGCTTGCTATTTGATTGTGCAAAACGGTGATCCGAGAAAAGAGGTTATTGCACTTGGCCAAACCTATTTTGCTATTCAAACATATCGTCAAGAAATAGCAGATCATTTTAATCAGCTTGATGAAGATAGAAGAAGGCTTGTTGTTCGTGGAGATATTAAACAGTGGAATCAGCTTTTGGTAGAAACAGCACATGATGCAGGAGTCATCACAAATGAAGAATTTGCTATATTCCAAAATGCAGGATATATGGGACTGTATGGTGGATTAGATGTAGAAGATATACATGACAGAAAAGGCTTAACTGCGAGACAAAAAATTCTGGATTATATGGGAAGCACCGAATTGATTGCTAATTTATTTAGAATTTCACAGACTGAAGAAAAGCTAAGGAAGGACAAAATTGAAGGTGCAGAAGCTGCAACAAAGGTTCATTACTCAGTAGGAAAAGAAGTGAGAAGTGCTATTGAAAAAATTGGTGGCACTATGCCGGAAGATTTGCCTGTTCCGGAGAAAAGCATTCAACAAATAGAAAAGGAACAAATGAAACGTCTAAAAGATAAAGCGAAAAAGGGCAAATTGATGTTGGATGAATAA
- a CDS encoding phosphoketolase has protein sequence MTQFDTPEYLAKVDAWWRAANYISVAQMYLKDNPLLRRPVQKEDVKLHPIGHWGTIAGQNFIYAHLNRAINKYDLDMFYIEGPGHGGQVMVSNSYLDGSYTELYPNITQDEAGFKQLCKIFSFPGGIASHAAPETPGSIHEGGELGYSLSHATGAILDNPNVIAAAVIGDGEAETGPLAAGWFSNTFINPVNDGAVLPILYLNGGKIHNPTILARRTDEELTQFFNGLGWDPVFVEGTDPEKVHPLMAEKLDEAIEKIQAIQKEARAKKAEEATMPHWPVLVVRTPKGWTGPKEWNSEPIEGGFRAHQVPIPVSGESMEHIDALLDWLKSYRPEELFDENGKLVEEIAAISPKGDRRMSMNPITNAGVVKPMEITDWTKYAVDTSTPGAIQKQDMIEFGKFAADLVKANPENFRIFGPDETKSNRLNEVFKATNRQWVGRRDESYDEWISPVGRVIDSQLSEHQAEGFLEGYVLTGRHGFFASYESFLRVVDSMITQHFKWLRKSKTHAPWRKNYPSLNLIATSTVFQQDHNGYTHQDPGLLTHLAEKKPEFVREYLPADTNSLMAVMAEALSSEDKINLIVSSKHPRPQFYSVEEAKELVSEGYKVIDWASTVKDGEEPDVVIAAAGTEPNLEALAGISILHKQFPELKIRFINVVDILKLRSPKVDPRGLSDAEFDKLFTADKPVVFCFHGYEGMIRDLFFNRNNHNVHIHGYRENGDITTPFDMRVLSEMDRFHVAKDAAVAVYGDKASEFAAKMDETVEFHHSYIREHGEDIPEVVSWKWENVNK, from the coding sequence ATGACACAATTTGATACACCAGAATACTTAGCGAAAGTGGATGCGTGGTGGCGCGCAGCTAACTATATTTCAGTAGCACAAATGTACTTGAAAGATAATCCACTATTACGTCGTCCTGTACAAAAAGAAGACGTTAAATTGCATCCAATCGGACACTGGGGAACAATCGCAGGACAAAACTTTATTTATGCACACTTAAACCGTGCGATTAACAAATATGACTTAGATATGTTCTATATTGAAGGTCCTGGACACGGTGGACAAGTAATGGTATCTAACTCTTACTTAGATGGTTCTTATACTGAATTATATCCAAACATTACGCAAGATGAAGCTGGCTTCAAACAATTGTGTAAAATTTTCTCATTCCCAGGAGGAATTGCATCACACGCTGCCCCTGAAACTCCTGGTTCTATTCACGAAGGTGGAGAATTAGGTTACTCATTATCTCACGCGACAGGTGCTATCTTAGATAACCCTAATGTAATTGCTGCTGCAGTTATCGGAGATGGAGAAGCAGAAACAGGCCCATTAGCAGCTGGTTGGTTCTCAAACACATTCATCAACCCTGTAAATGATGGTGCTGTACTTCCAATTCTGTACTTAAACGGTGGTAAAATCCACAACCCAACAATTTTAGCTCGTCGTACTGATGAAGAATTAACTCAATTCTTTAACGGTTTAGGATGGGATCCAGTATTCGTTGAAGGAACTGATCCTGAAAAAGTTCACCCATTAATGGCTGAAAAATTAGACGAAGCAATTGAAAAAATTCAAGCAATTCAAAAAGAAGCTCGTGCTAAAAAAGCTGAAGAAGCAACAATGCCTCATTGGCCAGTATTAGTAGTACGTACACCAAAAGGATGGACTGGTCCAAAAGAATGGAACAGCGAACCAATCGAAGGTGGATTCCGTGCTCACCAAGTTCCAATCCCAGTATCAGGTGAATCAATGGAACATATCGATGCATTATTAGACTGGTTGAAATCATACCGTCCAGAAGAATTATTCGATGAAAACGGAAAATTAGTAGAAGAAATTGCTGCTATTTCACCAAAAGGTGACCGTCGTATGAGCATGAACCCAATCACTAATGCAGGGGTTGTAAAACCAATGGAAATTACTGATTGGACTAAATATGCTGTTGATACTTCAACTCCAGGTGCTATCCAAAAACAAGATATGATTGAATTTGGTAAATTTGCAGCTGACTTAGTAAAAGCTAACCCAGAAAACTTCCGTATTTTCGGACCAGATGAAACTAAATCTAACCGTCTAAACGAAGTATTTAAAGCAACGAACCGTCAATGGGTTGGTCGTCGTGATGAAAGCTATGATGAATGGATTTCACCAGTTGGTCGTGTTATCGATTCACAATTATCAGAACACCAAGCAGAAGGATTCTTAGAAGGATATGTATTAACAGGTCGTCACGGATTCTTTGCTTCATACGAATCATTCCTACGTGTAGTAGACTCAATGATTACTCAACACTTCAAATGGTTACGTAAATCTAAAACTCACGCTCCATGGCGTAAAAACTATCCATCATTAAACTTGATTGCAACATCAACAGTGTTCCAACAAGACCACAATGGATATACTCACCAAGATCCAGGTTTATTAACTCACTTAGCTGAGAAAAAACCAGAATTCGTTCGTGAATATTTACCAGCAGATACAAACAGCTTGATGGCAGTTATGGCTGAAGCGTTAAGTTCAGAAGATAAAATTAACTTAATCGTTTCATCTAAACACCCACGTCCTCAATTCTACTCAGTAGAAGAAGCTAAAGAATTAGTAAGCGAAGGATACAAAGTAATTGATTGGGCTTCAACTGTTAAAGATGGCGAAGAGCCAGATGTAGTTATTGCTGCTGCAGGTACTGAACCAAACTTAGAAGCGTTAGCAGGTATTTCAATCTTGCATAAACAATTCCCAGAATTGAAAATCCGCTTCATTAACGTTGTAGATATCTTGAAATTACGTTCTCCAAAAGTTGACCCTCGTGGTTTATCTGATGCAGAATTTGATAAATTATTTACAGCTGATAAACCAGTAGTATTCTGCTTCCACGGATATGAAGGTATGATTCGTGATTTATTCTTCAATCGTAATAACCACAATGTTCATATCCATGGTTACCGTGAAAACGGAGATATTACAACTCCATTCGATATGCGTGTTCTTTCTGAAATGGACCGCTTCCACGTTGCAAAAGATGCTGCAGTTGCTGTATATGGTGACAAAGCTAGTGAATTTGCTGCGAAAATGGATGAAACAGTGGAATTCCACCACAGCTATATCCGTGAACACGGTGAAGATATTCCAGAAGTAGTAAGCTGGAAATGGGAAAACGTTAATAAATAA
- a CDS encoding GIY-YIG nuclease family protein → MAKGIIYLMTTVVSGLIKIGKTGNEQFENRMRFLESNGYANITGLKREFAIEVDGYDEKEKLIHDIFSKSRIVGTELFALDIEVAKSLLSSLDGKQIYPKDKSKKEVFKESTEEIKLKTEGGFIPDGEYVLNRNIKGFGKVKGKAIVKDGVFTVLKGSFCGNTGKGYVPSIRRNVKIKDNILQEDIVCMNPSSAGWIVIGKSNNGWVEWKDLQGNLIEKYRDKEK, encoded by the coding sequence ATGGCAAAAGGAATAATATATTTAATGACTACAGTCGTTTCTGGTCTTATCAAGATTGGCAAGACAGGAAATGAGCAATTTGAAAATAGAATGAGATTTTTAGAAAGCAATGGATATGCGAATATAACAGGACTAAAAAGGGAGTTTGCTATAGAAGTAGATGGATATGATGAAAAAGAAAAACTTATTCATGATATTTTTAGCAAAAGTAGAATTGTCGGTACCGAACTATTTGCGTTAGATATAGAGGTGGCAAAATCCTTATTATCTTCTTTAGATGGTAAACAAATTTATCCTAAAGATAAAAGCAAAAAAGAAGTATTCAAAGAATCTACAGAAGAAATAAAACTTAAAACTGAGGGTGGATTTATTCCAGATGGAGAGTATGTATTAAATCGTAACATAAAAGGTTTTGGAAAAGTGAAAGGGAAAGCTATAGTTAAAGATGGAGTCTTTACAGTGTTGAAAGGAAGTTTTTGTGGTAACACCGGCAAAGGTTATGTACCTTCTATTAGAAGAAATGTGAAGATAAAAGATAATATATTACAAGAAGATATTGTATGTATGAATCCATCAAGTGCCGGGTGGATAGTCATTGGCAAATCTAATAATGGATGGGTAGAATGGAAAGACTTACAAGGGAATCTTATCGAAAAATATAGAGATAAAGAAAAGTAG
- a CDS encoding type I restriction endonuclease subunit R produces MSNFFVEADYENSIIELFQNDLGYEYAYGPDIERDFYSPLYEDVLVESLYRLNRGIPDDAIQEALYKLKNFENGELVQKNAIFMDYLQNGIPVRYFVDGEERSSIVYLVDYKNPDNNSFIVANQWTFIENCNKRPDIILFLNGLPVVLVELKSPSREETDASEAYRQLRNYMQEIPSMFIYNAICVMSDQLTSKAGTITSGEDRFMEWKTKDGNYENTQYAQFDTFFEGMFQKERLLDIIKNFICFSNEGIDTFKILAGYHQYFAVRKAIESTKHATITDGKGGVFWHTQGSGKSLSMVFYAHLLQEALNSPTIVVLTDRNDLDDQLYGQFAKCKDFLRQEPMHAESRENLKTLLAGRQANGIIFTTMQKFEESDEPLSERNNIVVMADEAHRGQYGLTEKIKIIKNEDGDEVAKRVIGTARIIRNTLPNATYIGFTGTPISSKDRSTREVFGDYIDIYDMTQAVEDGATRPVYYESRVIKLNLDETTLKSIDAEYDLMALNADEEVIEKSKRELGQMEAVLGNDNTINSLVCDILDHYENNREKLLTGKAMIVAYSRPIAMKIYKRILELRPDWTEKVGVVMTSGNNDPEEWRQIIGNKRHKDELAKKFKDNDSPMKIAIVVDMWLTGFDVPSLATMYVYKPMSGHNLMQAIARVNRVFRDKEGGLVVDYVGIATALKQAMNDYTSRDKKNYGDTDVAKVAYPKFLEKLSVCRDKFHGYDYTKFMNGTDLERAKAISGAVNFIMGREKVDDKDSFVKEALMLHQALSLCSSLVDEDSRFEAAFFEAVRVLVLRLTNTGVGKKISLPEMNARINELLKQSIKSDGVINLFSDIKEEFSLFDPKFLQEVANMKEKNLAVELLKKLIAEQVSVYRRTNVVKSEKFSEIMQRSLNAYLNGMLTNEEVIEEMLKLAKQIAAAHQEGDRLGLTADELSFYDALTKPQAIKDFYENEELIAITKELADTLRKNKTIDWQKRESARAKMRMLIKKLLKKHKYPPEGMDDAVQTVMTQCELWTDNYNFDEDRNVYSYTNHAEKTLQLVAEDVRKYD; encoded by the coding sequence GTGTCGAATTTTTTCGTAGAAGCAGATTATGAAAACTCAATAATTGAATTATTTCAGAATGATTTGGGTTACGAGTACGCATATGGTCCTGATATTGAAAGGGATTTTTACAGTCCATTATATGAAGATGTCCTAGTTGAATCTTTATATCGTTTGAATAGAGGAATACCGGATGATGCTATTCAGGAAGCACTATATAAACTCAAAAATTTTGAAAATGGTGAGCTTGTGCAGAAAAACGCCATATTTATGGACTATCTGCAAAATGGTATTCCGGTCAGATATTTTGTTGATGGTGAAGAGCGTTCCTCTATTGTCTATCTTGTTGACTATAAAAATCCCGACAACAACTCCTTTATTGTAGCTAATCAATGGACATTTATTGAAAACTGTAATAAACGTCCTGATATAATTTTATTCTTAAATGGTTTACCAGTTGTATTAGTAGAACTAAAATCTCCTTCTCGTGAAGAAACGGATGCTTCAGAAGCGTATAGACAGCTCCGTAACTACATGCAGGAAATTCCGTCCATGTTTATTTATAATGCTATCTGCGTTATGAGCGATCAATTGACATCTAAAGCTGGTACTATCACTTCTGGTGAAGACCGTTTTATGGAGTGGAAAACAAAGGATGGGAATTACGAAAATACACAGTATGCTCAGTTTGATACTTTCTTTGAGGGAATGTTTCAAAAAGAAAGACTGCTTGATATTATCAAGAACTTTATTTGCTTTTCAAATGAGGGGATTGATACCTTTAAAATTCTTGCCGGGTATCATCAGTATTTTGCGGTAAGAAAAGCGATTGAATCTACAAAGCACGCTACTATTACTGACGGTAAAGGCGGTGTTTTCTGGCATACACAAGGAAGTGGTAAATCGCTTTCGATGGTGTTCTATGCTCATTTATTGCAGGAAGCATTGAATAGCCCTACTATCGTTGTACTTACAGATAGAAACGACCTTGACGACCAACTTTACGGACAGTTTGCAAAGTGTAAAGACTTTTTAAGGCAAGAGCCTATGCACGCTGAAAGTCGTGAAAACCTGAAAACTTTGCTTGCCGGCAGACAAGCAAATGGTATTATTTTTACCACAATGCAGAAATTTGAGGAGTCCGACGAACCACTGTCCGAACGAAATAATATTGTTGTTATGGCGGACGAAGCACATAGAGGGCAGTATGGACTTACCGAAAAGATAAAGATTATAAAAAATGAAGATGGTGATGAAGTAGCAAAGCGTGTTATCGGCACAGCAAGAATCATTCGTAATACGCTTCCGAATGCCACATATATAGGATTTACAGGAACACCTATTTCATCAAAAGACCGCAGTACTCGTGAAGTATTTGGTGATTATATTGATATATATGATATGACACAGGCTGTTGAAGATGGAGCAACACGTCCGGTTTATTATGAGAGCCGTGTAATTAAGCTCAACCTTGATGAAACTACCTTGAAATCAATTGATGCTGAATATGATTTAATGGCTCTTAATGCTGATGAGGAAGTTATCGAAAAGAGTAAGAGAGAGCTTGGTCAGATGGAAGCAGTACTTGGGAATGATAACACTATTAATTCTTTGGTTTGTGATATTCTTGACCACTATGAGAATAATAGAGAGAAACTGCTTACAGGTAAGGCTATGATTGTTGCGTATTCTCGTCCTATTGCCATGAAGATTTACAAGCGAATATTAGAACTTCGTCCGGATTGGACTGAGAAAGTAGGTGTTGTTATGACCTCCGGCAACAATGACCCGGAAGAATGGAGACAGATTATTGGTAATAAACGCCATAAGGATGAGCTTGCAAAGAAATTCAAAGATAACGACAGTCCTATGAAGATTGCGATTGTTGTTGATATGTGGCTAACCGGATTTGATGTGCCATCTCTTGCTACGATGTATGTTTACAAGCCTATGTCCGGACACAATCTAATGCAGGCAATTGCCCGTGTAAATCGTGTATTCAGAGATAAAGAAGGCGGGCTTGTTGTTGATTATGTTGGAATTGCTACCGCTTTAAAACAGGCGATGAACGACTATACTTCTCGTGATAAAAAGAACTATGGTGATACTGATGTCGCAAAGGTTGCATATCCGAAGTTTTTGGAGAAATTATCAGTTTGTCGAGACAAGTTTCATGGATATGATTATACCAAGTTTATGAATGGTACAGATCTTGAGAGAGCAAAAGCTATCAGTGGTGCTGTTAACTTTATTATGGGTAGAGAAAAAGTTGATGATAAAGATTCCTTCGTAAAAGAAGCTCTTATGCTTCATCAGGCTCTTTCTCTTTGTTCTTCTTTAGTTGATGAAGATAGCAGATTTGAAGCAGCATTCTTTGAGGCTGTTCGAGTTCTTGTTCTTAGACTTACTAATACCGGTGTTGGAAAAAAGATTTCATTACCGGAAATGAATGCAAGAATAAATGAACTTTTGAAACAGAGTATTAAAAGTGATGGCGTAATAAATTTGTTCTCAGACATCAAAGAAGAATTTTCTTTGTTTGACCCCAAATTTCTTCAGGAAGTTGCGAACATGAAAGAGAAGAATCTTGCAGTTGAACTATTGAAAAAATTGATTGCAGAGCAAGTTTCTGTTTATCGAAGAACTAATGTAGTTAAGTCAGAAAAATTCAGCGAGATTATGCAGCGTTCTCTGAATGCTTATCTTAACGGTATGCTTACTAATGAAGAAGTTATAGAAGAAATGTTAAAGTTGGCAAAACAGATTGCAGCAGCACATCAAGAGGGAGACAGATTAGGATTGACTGCTGATGAACTTTCTTTTTACGATGCCTTAACAAAACCACAGGCAATCAAGGACTTTTATGAAAACGAAGAGCTGATTGCAATAACAAAAGAGTTAGCAGATACTCTACGTAAGAATAAGACTATTGATTGGCAGAAGCGCGAATCAGCGAGAGCTAAAATGCGTATGCTAATCAAAAAACTTTTGAAAAAACATAAATATCCGCCTGAAGGAATGGATGATGCCGTTCAGACTGTTATGACACAGTGCGAACTTTGGACTGATAATTATAACTTTGATGAAGATAGAAATGTTTATTCATATACAAATCATGCCGAGAAAACTCTCCAGTTGGTTGCAGAAGATGTAAGGAAATATGATTAA
- a CDS encoding Cna B-type domain-containing protein — MNKKLMAIFVSLVLIFTFFMPKSILAHSNETMIEPKTDKIQLEESSENREESHEKNDEVSTYNDASEKTAWIELVEKVASSQADTSININKNIDADPANDKQTILIKNGQNIALKGNGSLKGFGFNSIKIEKGGSLTIDGPSTSNAQIIVEGKLNIKSGKISDTKLEGPTILVNGGDFTMSGGEFSGNEAVDSQTPKPDNLRKTEKYYNYAPITLYGGTLNISGGKVSNNKGFLRGGAIGAWGTDTSKINVKISGGEITENAASHNKVYAWGGAIFMENAEFEMTAGSITKNTAELGGGLSLSKTNAKISGGTISENTNGDYNGKGGGIFGLNSNIIVEAGSFFKNHANGLGGGLFLDTCNFTINGGHFVENSSLKSGGAIATVGTSKGQINAGLFESNNSNGFWGGGAIYNDTKCELTINRALIKNNESKGRLLIGAGNKPISRQGGGVWNCPTGHTIINITNGVALFDNIASNLEYSTAAKGSGDDFENITKYEFGEAVGSSSVKLASRMLGGGYRLWYQDGSFQGIHNNWPEDQQTPRYNPENPGKPLPYNTVIEEKKGAQLAYKSVPTQESKNLAEQVATTIFKNNFAQGTGISGGAITNNGKLIFGEDKPYKIQITKSWFGDDEKTRPEEIVLQMYVGEHYIQDIKLTKEGNWTATIEDFPDPDTLIDNKTGKLLPINFKEKDSGKYILSEVKREKDSKESLYIIHLENSLKTSIKVNKIWNDNNNQAGLRPDSITVALLANGKETGKTIELNKGNDWKGEFNDLPSHNNGELIKYTIKEVNVANGYTSTIEGDITKGYTIKNSYIPPQTPPEKTEVGVEKIWKDENNADGKRPEEITVHLYKNGKLFQTRKISGKDGWKVVFKDLDKYEDGKEILYTIKEEKVEGYTGEVSGNVKEGFVLTNTRKPEIPPQTPPEKTEVGVEKIWKDENNADGKRPEEITVHLYKNGKLFQTRKISGKDGWKVVFKDLDKYEDGKEILYTIKEEKVEGYTGEVSGNVKEGFVLTNTRKPEIPPETPREEPKKPQLPSTGENISLIHYKMLALSIIGLAYIFRKRIINRD; from the coding sequence ATGAACAAAAAATTGATGGCTATTTTTGTTTCTTTAGTGCTAATATTTACTTTTTTTATGCCTAAAAGTATTTTAGCTCATTCAAACGAAACAATGATAGAACCAAAAACAGATAAAATTCAATTAGAAGAATCATCAGAAAACCGTGAAGAAAGTCATGAAAAAAACGATGAAGTAAGCACCTACAATGATGCTAGCGAAAAAACTGCTTGGATAGAATTAGTAGAAAAAGTTGCTTCTTCACAAGCTGATACTTCTATAAATATTAATAAAAATATAGATGCGGATCCAGCTAATGATAAGCAAACAATTTTAATAAAAAACGGACAAAACATAGCCTTAAAGGGAAATGGAAGTCTAAAGGGTTTTGGATTTAATAGTATTAAAATTGAAAAAGGTGGAAGCTTGACTATAGATGGACCTTCTACTTCAAATGCTCAAATTATAGTTGAAGGTAAATTAAATATTAAAAGTGGAAAAATTTCAGATACAAAACTTGAAGGCCCAACCATACTTGTAAATGGTGGAGACTTCACAATGTCAGGTGGAGAGTTTAGTGGAAATGAAGCGGTTGATAGTCAAACACCAAAACCTGATAATTTGAGAAAGACTGAAAAGTATTATAATTATGCTCCAATCACCTTATATGGAGGAACTCTTAATATATCAGGAGGCAAAGTTTCTAATAACAAAGGTTTCTTACGAGGTGGAGCTATAGGTGCCTGGGGAACAGACACATCTAAAATAAATGTAAAAATTTCAGGTGGAGAAATTACAGAAAATGCTGCAAGCCACAATAAGGTATATGCATGGGGCGGCGCTATTTTTATGGAAAATGCTGAATTTGAAATGACTGCAGGTTCAATTACCAAAAATACTGCTGAACTTGGTGGCGGACTCTCGTTGAGTAAAACAAATGCTAAAATTTCAGGTGGGACTATAAGTGAAAATACAAATGGCGACTATAATGGTAAAGGTGGCGGAATTTTTGGATTAAATTCCAATATCATAGTAGAAGCAGGAAGTTTCTTCAAGAATCATGCAAATGGTCTTGGTGGTGGCCTATTTTTAGATACTTGTAACTTTACAATAAATGGTGGTCATTTTGTAGAAAACTCTTCTCTAAAAAGTGGCGGAGCCATAGCAACAGTTGGTACAAGTAAAGGACAAATTAATGCTGGACTATTTGAAAGTAATAATTCAAACGGATTCTGGGGTGGTGGAGCCATTTATAATGATACAAAATGTGAATTGACTATTAACAGAGCTCTAATAAAAAATAATGAAAGTAAGGGACGCTTATTAATTGGAGCTGGCAATAAACCAATATCTCGCCAAGGTGGTGGAGTATGGAACTGTCCGACAGGACATACAATAATTAATATAACCAATGGTGTGGCACTCTTTGATAACATAGCTTCAAACTTGGAATATAGTACTGCGGCTAAAGGCTCAGGAGATGACTTTGAAAATATAACAAAATATGAATTTGGAGAAGCTGTAGGAAGTTCTTCTGTAAAGCTCGCTTCAAGAATGTTAGGTGGTGGTTATAGACTATGGTATCAAGATGGTTCATTCCAAGGTATTCATAACAATTGGCCTGAAGATCAACAAACACCAAGGTACAATCCTGAAAATCCTGGCAAACCACTTCCTTACAATACTGTAATAGAGGAGAAAAAAGGAGCTCAACTTGCTTACAAGTCAGTTCCTACGCAAGAATCAAAAAACCTAGCAGAACAAGTGGCAACTACAATATTTAAAAATAATTTTGCCCAAGGAACCGGCATAAGTGGCGGAGCTATTACAAACAACGGTAAGCTTATATTTGGTGAAGATAAACCATACAAGATACAAATTACAAAGTCTTGGTTTGGGGATGATGAAAAAACAAGACCAGAAGAAATAGTTTTACAAATGTATGTAGGTGAACATTACATACAAGATATTAAACTAACAAAAGAGGGTAACTGGACTGCTACAATTGAAGATTTTCCAGATCCAGATACCTTAATCGACAACAAAACCGGTAAGCTTTTACCTATAAACTTTAAAGAAAAAGATAGTGGTAAATATATCCTATCTGAAGTGAAAAGAGAAAAAGATAGTAAAGAAAGTCTTTATATTATTCATTTAGAAAACTCATTAAAAACATCTATCAAGGTTAATAAAATTTGGAATGACAATAATAACCAAGCTGGCTTACGACCAGACAGTATTACTGTAGCCCTACTTGCAAATGGTAAAGAAACTGGAAAAACTATTGAGTTAAATAAAGGCAATGATTGGAAAGGTGAATTTAATGATTTACCATCTCATAATAATGGCGAATTAATTAAATACACTATCAAAGAAGTGAATGTCGCTAATGGTTACACTTCAACTATAGAAGGGGATATTACAAAAGGATATACTATCAAAAATAGCTATATTCCACCACAAACTCCACCAGAAAAGACCGAAGTAGGAGTAGAAAAAATCTGGAAAGACGAAAATAATGCAGACGGCAAGAGACCAGAGGAAATTACAGTCCACTTATATAAAAATGGCAAACTATTCCAAACAAGAAAAATAAGTGGAAAAGATGGTTGGAAAGTAGTGTTTAAGGATCTTGACAAGTATGAAGATGGCAAGGAAATTCTTTATACCATAAAAGAAGAAAAGGTCGAAGGCTATACAGGGGAAGTAAGTGGAAATGTTAAAGAAGGTTTTGTGTTAACCAACACAAGAAAGCCAGAGATTCCACCACAAACCCCACCAGAAAAGACCGAAGTAGGAGTAGAAAAAATCTGGAAAGATGAAAATAATGCAGACGGCAAGAGACCAGAGGAAATTACAGTCCACTTATATAAAAATGGCAAACTATTCCAAACAAGAAAAATAAGTGGAAAAGATGGTTGGAAAGTGGTATTTAAGGATCTTGACAAGTATGAAGATGGCAAGGAAATTCTTTATACCATAAAAGAAGAAAAGGTCGAAGGTTATACAGGGGAAGTAAGTGGAAATGTTAAAGAAGGTTTTGTGTTAACCAACACAAGAAAGCCAGAGATTCCACCAGAAACTCCACGGGAAGAACCAAAGAAACCACAACTCCCAAGTACAGGTGAAAACATTTCCCTTATTCATTATAAAATGTTGGCTTTATCTATAATTGGTCTTGCGTATATTTTTAGAAAAAGAATAATAAATAGGGACTAA